In Microplitis mediator isolate UGA2020A chromosome 9, iyMicMedi2.1, whole genome shotgun sequence, the DNA window atttatgtaattttatgatttatttcttacgtaaataatacataaatttatgacTTTAATATGACGTCATAGTATAATAGGGATAGGACATAATATTTAAGTCACCATTATGATGTTATATAAAAGTCAAATTTTAGGTCAGTTCCATGTCATAATTATGTCACACTATATGACATCATCTCAAAGTCATCAATAAAGTCATTTTTATGTCGTATCTATGTAAAAATTGTATGATCTCCAGATGACCTGTCTCGAGTCCTCCACTCGTCCAATCCTCCAATCCAAACCAACAATTTCCTTTAGGTCCAAAATCCACTTTAACTTCTCCAACAATTATCTTCCAATAGTCcaaatttatgtaataacTCCAATTACTCGATTACTccaatttattgtaatttactCAGATAAGCTTCCACCCCAGGTGGACTTATCAGGTCTTGGCTAGACTTTCGGCGTACGTTGTTACAAGTTAGTAGTAATGCGTAGTAGTAGTAATCCGTAGGTATCCGGGAAAAACGTCCGTCACCGTTGCGTGCCGTTGGTCGAGAATTGAACTGGTTGCAGTGGCCAGGAAAAGCGTCCGTCCACGATGCGAGCCAGTAGCCAAGAGAACGACAGCTCGTCGTCTCTGGCTCACGAATCTCTCGGTCCCAAGTCTACCAACTTCTAAAACAACTTCGTCGAAACTCGACGTTAGCGACCCCAATGATGAGTAGGTGTGTCTTGTGTCAGCCGTTGTTGTAGGAGGAGGTCACTTTCGTTTTTGGCGCGAGCCGATTTAAATtccgaaaataaaataaaacaattctaCCCCGTTACaagatgtgaaaaaaattacaaaattagtgttttcacaatgttttattttcattttgaatAGTAAACATTacaataatgaataattactaaaGTTTACGAGTCTTATCTGTACACTCAGTTGAGcctttttcaattttgaatgcAAGATCAGCCCCCACTGCAAATTTATCCTGCGGTGTATCGAAAGCGAGATTTAACGAATAATCACCACATGGTATTGCTTCATTGAACGTGAGTTCTACTGATGACATCTTAATAGGAAGAGTATAATTTGTctcctaaaaaataaatggaaatGATTGACTACCTATAGTTTTAATGTTCTGCAAAAAAGTATtgctcataattatttaaatacttttggtATTGGGCATTCTTGGCCGTTCATAACaagcaaatttataattttccaaaCATTGGCTTCAGTAGACCCCTCGGGATATGAATGATCGCACACAGGATTCATTTTCACACCGAATATTGATTTGTAAACAAGCTTATTATTCACGAAGATCAAGGCTGCGGACTATTGTTTACAAATAAACAGTTATAATAACGGCCACAATTTAATATCCAGGTGTTAagattatcggtgttaaaataacgtcggcagcggtgttaaaatttttcccggtgttaagcagtgttaaaaaaataagcttTATTTTGAAGTATCAGAAGTCTCATTGtgtttcgaataaaaaaacaattttttattgtttcaaaaattaatgataagaCAGATTTACCAATTTATGGAGAAATTCAAAGAATAATCGACCACAATGAGACGTCAATGTTATTGTATAATATATGGAACGGAACACAGATTTTTATGATTGAAGTCTCTTTGCAAACTAAATCACcaagaaaaatgaaataaaactatcaatgattaatttcatatcattaAATCAGGTATTACCTCATAAAAAACATCAGagctataatttaaaaaattataatattttttctaaatatttaatttgataagtgatcaaaaattgatgcaatttttttcagattattcaagtcatttttttcaattttataggcaataaatatttaacttcgcgccaataaaattgaaaattatcataaaataagggaagttattggttttggtccAATTTTAGAAAACCGAGGTTTCAACAGGCCtagacgttttgaggtcctaggaatctattctgactaattttaagatgatgtccgagtgtatgtacaGCGTTGGCCCAAAAGTATTAGGCACCCTAATCCACATAATTTGTGGTTAGCTCACCAGATGTTTTATGGCCCAAAGAAATAGGTGATCTATtgttttaatcagggatggGCAAAATaggatttaataaatactgagtatttaagtaaaatttgacttgaaacccaaattaattattggtacGTGTCTAAAAAACACTTATCCTTAGAAACAGAAAAAGTACTAAATAGTTTGTAACTTAGTATTTTTGATGATTTATCTATACTAAATACATTGTACTTGGTACTTGAAAGTTGTAGTAAGTACTAAAGACTATTgtactttttacttaaatttgatataaGTACTAAGcataattgtaattagaaCTTATAATTGCCACagtatctattaaaaaaaaaattttaatacttattcTATCACTGCCAGAACTTTACATACGACGATTGagacttaaaattataatttttgaatatactaTTGCACTCCTAAGATTTTAATagtcaaatttattcattagatgatattaatatattattgtcaAATTTATACTGTTTAGTTCAAATAAGTACAcgcgtacacagaaaaaaaagttatcttgagtcaagaaaatatttttgaagacaaacgttttcgggaaccaagtcaagattttcttgagccaagagaatttgtcttggttaaaaaaaattcgtcttggtcgcagaagatttctactttatctgagaggatttaggtctccaaaaaaattttcttaaatcaagaatatttaccttcagtcgagaatttttttttttctgtgtacagtTTATGTTTCAGCTTCAAGCAGTAGTCtaatcaatcatttttatatacccgtgcaaaaatgattatatgaaattttataacatcatttctttacgggttcttaaaaaaaaaaaaacttctttctattgacataaaattttaaataaaaagttcttTTAGAGTTAAAAAGTTGAatcgttttaatttattattggctTAACTTCTATAGTCAATCTAAAAAATACtctcggagtttttaattattttttgttagaaaCACCAATGATCTAGTACTTAAATGCAACTTTTAATCTCAGTACAAATGTACTTAGTACTTGAATCGTTCTATGAGTACAAAAGTATTCTTATTTAGTCGAAAAATCAACAAttataaaatctaatcagctctagtaCTCAatgaaacgcgtcgattgccacctcaaccgtctcaatcggtcaattcgttcgagagatatcgttggagaaaaaatggtaaaaaacgttttttttttcgaaaacaacggcatacaaaagtattttcgagctcgaaaatgtattcacaatgatgttttcgagctctttgagctcgaatacagcgagaagttttggggctggcccgaagtgtcaaccgatagaccgattttttatttgtagattTTGAAACGTTTATACTTAGACCCTCATACTCCGATCGGAATTGATTTACCCCACATGTGCACCGTTTTAACACCGGTTGAATAACACCGCTACACCGCTGTGATCATTTTAACATCGTAACGGTATTAAAGTGAGTCCATTTTGataccgttttttttttttacagtacacagttattcaaacaaaataattactatttggAGGTCATTTCCTGTCTCCATTGTTTTACGATATAACAAATATGAATCGTTATCTTTATTGTAATGTGCATATAAATAAGTGTTACCAGGCGTGGATAAATCAGTTCGATCAATGTCTACAATATACTTGTATCCTTGGTCTGTTTGATCTTTGGAAGTCTCTGTTTCCATGCCATTAACCCCTGAGATCTAAAACACATTAATGgcagtgaataaaattttaagttaacatACATGATCATACAGGGCCATTTTTcggatctgatcagatctgagtattcatacatgatcatatatgatcatatctgaacATTATTTCCCGGGAAACGTCATGAACCGAAactcaaataattcgaaaggCGTAATGATCACCGTTTTCGGCACGTCCTCTGGTGCAACAAgtaaatcgaatttttcataatttgccgataaaaatatgaaaaaattatttttttagaattttcgcCTAGTCCATGTTGCCTTGGATAACTATTGAGATATTATTATACATcataatataacttttttatcgGGTAACTgcagtataaaaataatagcagTGTGCAatacaaatagatttattgcTAAATTAACGATTAAGTATTTGTTGACTTACAATACCCGAACTAGATTGGCCACCCTTTGCATTACGACCATCTGTAGAAATGAGAGTACTCAGTTGTGCACTCAA includes these proteins:
- the LOC130675109 gene encoding uncharacterized protein LOC130675109 → MKTLTKIAIVKIYLLSAQLSTLISTDGRNAKGGQSSSGIISGVNGMETETSKDQTDQGYKYIVDIDRTDLSTPGNTYLYAHYNKDNDSYLLYRKTMETGNDLQISAALIFVNNKLVYKSIFGVKMNPVCDHSYPEGSTEANVWKIINLLVMNGQECPIPKETNYTLPIKMSSVELTFNEAIPCGDYSLNLAFDTPQDKFAVGADLAFKIEKGSTECTDKTRKL